A stretch of Sulfurimonas hongkongensis DNA encodes these proteins:
- a CDS encoding radical SAM/SPASM domain-containing protein yields the protein MIYKAPPFPKRLEVELVSDCNLKCVYCPRHYVNDLTGYMDFELFKKIIDESKEYKDMIFVLHRRGESMLHPKFNEMLNYISGKFKEVQMATNATMLTDDKFEAIVNGLNFLSFSLDTPERFNKTRLPAKYEKVEKKILKFLEFNQGRVKTQASMVKTSDTTEEMCIEFTEIWKNRVDRVRIYEEHSADGEFGSLIKPRKERKPCVMPIYEMLVYDNGVVARCNHDWDSDGMGNVTKNSLKEIWMNPKYVDLREQHLAQKLTDPVCSKCDSWYPEIGNQDTGEVIEK from the coding sequence ATGATTTATAAAGCACCTCCATTTCCAAAAAGATTAGAAGTTGAACTTGTAAGTGATTGTAACTTAAAGTGTGTATATTGCCCAAGACATTATGTAAATGATTTAACAGGATATATGGACTTTGAACTTTTCAAAAAAATCATTGATGAATCCAAAGAATATAAAGATATGATTTTTGTGTTGCATAGAAGAGGTGAAAGTATGCTTCATCCAAAGTTTAATGAAATGTTAAATTATATTTCTGGAAAATTTAAAGAGGTTCAAATGGCTACTAATGCGACAATGTTAACTGATGATAAGTTTGAAGCTATAGTAAATGGATTGAACTTTTTATCTTTTAGTTTAGATACTCCAGAAAGATTTAACAAAACAAGGTTACCAGCAAAATATGAAAAAGTAGAAAAAAAAATACTTAAGTTTTTAGAATTTAATCAAGGCAGAGTAAAAACACAGGCTTCTATGGTTAAAACATCTGATACAACAGAAGAGATGTGCATAGAGTTTACAGAGATATGGAAAAATAGAGTGGATAGAGTCAGAATATATGAAGAACACTCAGCTGATGGAGAGTTTGGTTCTTTGATTAAGCCTAGAAAAGAGAGAAAACCTTGTGTTATGCCAATATATGAAATGCTTGTTTATGACAATGGAGTTGTAGCTAGATGCAATCATGACTGGGATAGTGATGGAATGGGAAATGTGACAAAAAATTCCCTTAAAGAGATTTGGATGAATCCTAAATATGTAGATTTGAGGGAGCAACACTTAGCACAAAAACTTACAGATCCAGTTTGTAGTAAGTGTGATAGTTGGTATCCTGAGATTGGGAATCAAGACACTGGCGAGGTTATAGAAAAATGA
- the asnB gene encoding asparagine synthase (glutamine-hydrolyzing) — translation MCGIAGFISSNKNYDSKKIVSNMLNIISHRGPNQKGLETYDNTTMGMVRLSIIDSKEHAIPVLDHSKNYAIVYNGEIYNHDSIRSSLKSKYSFRTDSDTETALVSYMENGVNSFSKHNGMYAFAIYDKLNQETVVVRDKSGEKPLYYTQGKDFFAYASEMKCLLEVVEAKFNDDAISYEAYEFTVGKETLFKDIYQLEPGEYIKVKDAKYTLHNYWKIWDNLIDVPDDENKIISDLSELVEDSILLRTKNAAHQYSAFISGGVDSSLIACIAKPDYIYTAHYDYSDFDELEYAKLVAKQINKELVIVSPTKEDFIRTREEIAYYLDTPCTWTSFTLWMLLERAKKDGVKIVMSGEGADEMFAGYHRYHLLHHDEQIHSLEAMKQYSYLIGKYHGSANSRYAKLVNRCENPYNEKVNRYLDESIGNYASKMSEDIVHFMGLNDFYSTMQVLLQMSDRLNMAHSIENRSPFLDYRLVQYAFSIESKYKIKNGITKWILKEVSKKFIPNEISNRTDKRGFSAPINKWFEWDKTGKYNRSAYKNMVFEDWKKSFGVK, via the coding sequence ATGTGTGGAATAGCAGGCTTTATATCTTCAAATAAAAATTATGACTCTAAAAAAATTGTATCAAATATGCTCAATATTATATCTCATAGAGGACCCAATCAAAAAGGGCTTGAGACTTATGATAACACAACTATGGGCATGGTTAGACTTAGCATAATAGACTCAAAAGAACATGCTATACCAGTACTTGACCATAGTAAAAACTATGCAATAGTATATAATGGTGAAATTTACAATCATGACTCAATAAGAAGTTCACTTAAATCTAAATATAGCTTTAGAACAGATTCAGACACAGAAACAGCTTTAGTTAGTTATATGGAAAATGGCGTTAATTCCTTTTCAAAACACAATGGTATGTACGCTTTTGCTATTTATGATAAACTAAATCAAGAAACAGTTGTAGTAAGAGACAAATCAGGAGAAAAACCTCTATATTATACGCAGGGAAAAGACTTTTTTGCTTATGCTAGTGAAATGAAATGCTTGCTTGAAGTTGTAGAGGCAAAATTTAATGATGACGCCATCTCTTATGAAGCTTATGAGTTTACAGTTGGAAAAGAGACACTGTTTAAAGATATTTATCAACTAGAGCCAGGTGAATATATAAAAGTAAAGGATGCAAAATATACACTTCACAATTACTGGAAAATATGGGACAATCTCATAGATGTACCAGATGATGAAAATAAAATAATTTCTGATTTAAGTGAGTTAGTCGAAGATTCTATCTTGCTAAGAACAAAAAATGCAGCTCACCAATATAGTGCCTTTATAAGTGGTGGAGTAGATAGTTCACTTATAGCTTGTATAGCGAAACCAGACTATATATACACAGCTCACTATGACTATAGTGACTTTGATGAGTTAGAGTATGCAAAGCTAGTTGCTAAACAGATTAATAAAGAGTTAGTAATAGTATCCCCCACAAAAGAAGATTTTATAAGAACAAGAGAAGAGATAGCTTACTATCTTGATACACCATGTACTTGGACAAGTTTTACTTTATGGATGTTGCTAGAACGTGCAAAAAAAGATGGCGTGAAAATTGTAATGAGTGGTGAGGGTGCTGATGAGATGTTTGCAGGTTATCATAGGTACCATTTACTTCATCATGATGAACAGATACATAGCCTTGAAGCGATGAAGCAATACTCTTATCTTATAGGAAAGTATCATGGAAGTGCAAATAGTAGATATGCAAAACTTGTAAATAGATGTGAAAACCCTTACAATGAAAAAGTCAATAGATATCTAGATGAATCGATCGGAAATTATGCTAGTAAAATGAGTGAAGACATCGTTCATTTTATGGGATTAAATGATTTTTATAGCACTATGCAAGTTCTTTTACAAATGAGTGATAGACTAAATATGGCACATAGCATCGAAAATAGGTCTCCTTTTTTGGACTATAGATTGGTTCAGTATGCTTTTTCTATAGAGTCAAAATACAAAATCAAAAATGGCATCACAAAGTGGATACTTAAAGAAGTTTCTAAAAAGTTTATACCAAATGAGATAAGCAATAGGACAGATAAAAGAGGTTTTTCAGCACCTATTAACAAATGGTTTGAGTGGGATAAAACAGGAAAATATAATAGAAGTGCTTATAAAAATATGGTTTTTGAAGATTGGAAAAAATCTTTTGGAGTTAAGTAA
- a CDS encoding DegT/DnrJ/EryC1/StrS family aminotransferase, with the protein MKNFIPLAKPDIGEEEIELVVETIKSGWLTTGPKVTEFENALSQYLYHDEKIYSVGLNSCTSALFLALVALGIEEGDEVIVPTWTFAATAQVVDWIGAKVVLCDIDEESLNIDIKKAERLITSKTKAIIPVHIAGYPCDMEAIASLATKYNLKVIEDAAHAIGTKYKDKKIGNFSDVTCFSFYATKNLAMGEGGAAVSKDEKVIEKIRKLSYFGVNKEAFKRYEKAGRWFYDIEEMGYKANLDSMHAALGIVQLKKLDKMNKRRRKIATYYRDNLSEKLIFNKDSDEHYHTYHLFPIRLPQNINRDEFIEELKENNIGSSVHFIPLHLHTFYKNRSNNKFGVADKAFQKILSIPMSSAMNDFEVEYVVKTINNIIGKYND; encoded by the coding sequence ATGAAAAACTTCATACCATTAGCAAAACCTGATATAGGTGAAGAAGAGATAGAGCTAGTAGTTGAAACCATCAAGTCTGGTTGGTTAACAACTGGACCAAAGGTGACAGAGTTTGAAAATGCACTATCTCAGTATTTATATCATGATGAAAAGATTTATAGTGTAGGTTTGAACTCTTGTACATCAGCACTTTTTTTGGCATTGGTCGCTTTGGGCATTGAAGAGGGTGATGAAGTGATAGTTCCAACTTGGACATTTGCTGCGACAGCTCAAGTGGTTGATTGGATTGGTGCTAAAGTTGTTCTGTGTGATATTGATGAAGAGTCTTTAAATATAGATATAAAAAAAGCTGAACGATTAATTACTTCAAAAACCAAAGCAATCATCCCTGTGCATATAGCGGGCTATCCTTGTGATATGGAAGCCATTGCTAGTTTAGCAACTAAATATAATCTTAAAGTCATCGAAGATGCTGCTCATGCAATAGGCACAAAATATAAAGATAAAAAAATTGGAAATTTTTCAGATGTAACTTGTTTTAGTTTTTATGCTACTAAAAACCTTGCCATGGGTGAAGGTGGAGCTGCTGTTTCAAAAGATGAAAAAGTCATTGAAAAAATCAGAAAATTAAGTTATTTTGGTGTTAATAAAGAAGCTTTTAAGCGATACGAAAAAGCTGGTAGATGGTTTTATGATATTGAAGAGATGGGGTACAAGGCGAATCTCGATAGTATGCATGCTGCACTTGGTATAGTTCAACTAAAAAAGTTAGACAAAATGAATAAGCGAAGAAGAAAAATTGCAACATACTATAGAGATAACTTAAGTGAAAAACTAATCTTTAATAAAGACTCAGATGAGCATTATCATACCTATCACTTATTTCCTATACGATTACCGCAAAATATAAATAGAGATGAATTTATTGAAGAACTAAAAGAGAACAATATTGGTTCAAGTGTTCATTTTATACCTCTTCATTTGCATACTTTTTATAAAAACAGATCAAATAATAAATTTGGAGTTGCAGACAAAGCATTTCAAAAGATACTCTCTATACCAATGTCTTCAGCGATGAATGATTTTGAGGTAGAATATGTTGTCAAAACTATCAATAATATAATAGGAAAATACAATGACTAG
- a CDS encoding cytidylyltransferase domain-containing protein — translation MKKAILIQARLSSTRFPNKMMHELNNCSLIEYVYNRCKNSTIANQVIVITSNDLTDDPLYDLCIKKQIPVFRGNLHDVLHRYIEASKFYNVDIICRVCGDSPFVDIGAIDTMFNEVEEKQLDYMCASQTINGFISEIVTSRALNDIYSCDIDRNDKEHVTRYIKNNKKLFKCRELKLGFENKKLNFHPLTVDYPKDLYVVNLVAKELLGYSFSSKDIVDILTNSKVQNDL, via the coding sequence ATGAAAAAAGCCATCTTAATTCAAGCACGATTATCTTCAACAAGATTTCCAAACAAAATGATGCATGAATTAAATAATTGCTCCTTGATAGAGTATGTTTACAATAGATGTAAAAACTCAACAATAGCCAATCAAGTTATTGTGATAACCTCTAATGATTTAACTGATGACCCGTTATATGACCTATGTATTAAAAAACAAATTCCTGTCTTTAGAGGCAATTTGCATGATGTATTGCATAGATATATAGAAGCATCAAAATTTTATAACGTAGATATAATCTGTAGAGTATGTGGGGATTCTCCTTTTGTTGACATTGGAGCTATAGACACCATGTTTAATGAAGTTGAAGAAAAACAGTTAGACTATATGTGCGCATCTCAAACAATCAATGGGTTTATATCTGAGATAGTCACTTCAAGAGCATTAAATGATATATACAGTTGTGATATAGATAGAAATGATAAAGAGCATGTGACTAGATATATTAAAAACAATAAAAAACTATTTAAGTGTAGAGAATTAAAGCTGGGCTTTGAGAATAAAAAGTTGAACTTTCACCCATTGACTGTTGACTACCCAAAAGATTTATATGTAGTAAACTTGGTTGCTAAAGAGTTGCTAGGTTATAGTTTTTCATCGAAAGATATAGTCGATATATTAACAAATTCAAAGGTACAAAATGATTTATAA